Proteins from a single region of Azospira inquinata:
- the sdhC gene encoding succinate dehydrogenase, cytochrome b556 subunit: MAELTIKKKRPKHLDVTKIRLPLPGILSILHRVSGAGLFLLLPLLLWLFQCSVDSPESFGTFKAVVSFPLVKLVLLGLIWAFCHHFCAGIRFLFLDMHVGVDLPSARLTSKIAFVVSLALTVLLGAKLLW, translated from the coding sequence ATGGCAGAACTAACCATCAAGAAAAAACGTCCGAAGCACTTGGACGTGACAAAGATCCGACTGCCCCTTCCGGGTATTCTCTCCATTCTCCACCGCGTTAGCGGCGCAGGCCTGTTCCTGCTCCTGCCTTTGCTGCTGTGGCTGTTCCAGTGCAGTGTGGATTCCCCCGAATCCTTCGGTACCTTCAAGGCCGTGGTGAGCTTCCCCCTGGTGAAGCTGGTGCTGCTGGGCTTGATCTGGGCCTTCTGCCACCACTTCTGCGCCGGGATTCGCTTCCTGTTCCTGGATATGCACGTGGGCGTGGATCTTCCTTCCGCTCGCCTGACCAGCAAAATCGCGTTTGTGGTTAGCCTGGCGCTGACCGTTCTTCTGGGAGCCAAGCTGCTATGGTAA
- the sdhD gene encoding succinate dehydrogenase, hydrophobic membrane anchor protein: protein MVNRIVVGAHYGLRDWIAQRATAVVMAVYSVILLVTVGAIGPDSFEAWRGIFANGFMKFITFLFFLSLFFHAWVGIRDIWMDYVKPTSVRLTLHVLTLLALIGYAGWAAQILWRL from the coding sequence ATGGTAAATCGCATCGTTGTGGGCGCCCATTACGGGCTGCGGGATTGGATCGCTCAACGGGCGACGGCCGTGGTGATGGCGGTGTACTCGGTCATTCTCCTGGTGACGGTCGGGGCCATCGGTCCGGATAGCTTTGAAGCCTGGCGGGGCATTTTTGCCAACGGTTTCATGAAGTTCATCACCTTCCTCTTTTTCCTGAGCCTGTTCTTTCACGCCTGGGTCGGTATTCGGGATATCTGGATGGACTACGTTAAGCCCACCAGTGTGCGGCTGACGCTGCATGTCCTGACTCTTCTCGCCCTGATCGGCTATGCCGGCTGGGCCGCTCAGATTCTGTGGAGACTGTAA
- the sdhA gene encoding succinate dehydrogenase flavoprotein subunit translates to MTIPVHKFDVVIVGAGGAGLRAALQVSEAGLKTAVLTKVFPTRSHTVAAQGGVAASLGNVTEDNWRWHMYDTVKGSDWLGDQDAIEFMVRKANEVVVELEHYGMPFDRLDNGKIYQRPFGGHSQNFGEKPVNRSCAAADRTGHAMLHAMYQRNVRAHTQFFVEWMALDLIRDADGEVLGVVALEMETGEVHIFHAKATIFATGGAGRIFYSSTNAFINTGDGLGMAARAGIPLEDMEFWQFHPTGVAGAGVLITEGVRGEGGILRNANGERFMERYAPNLKDLASRDVVSRAMVTEMKEGRGCGANKDYVLLDITHLAPETIMKRLPGIRDISIQFAGVDPIKTPIPVVPTCHYQMGGIPTNYQGQVVMPQGDDLAAPVKGFYAAGECACASVHGANRLGTNSLLDLLVFGKSAGETVIEDLKNNKAHKPLPENAADYALSRLNRLETQKNGEDVAEVMTAMQRVMQGHAGVFRFKELLHEGVEQIAKVAERVQSTEIKDKSKVWNTARSEALELENLIEVAKATMISAEARKESRGAHVRNDAPDTAEHPDGRNDQEWLKHTLWFRDGNRLQYKPVQMKPLTAETVALKKRVY, encoded by the coding sequence ATGACTATCCCGGTTCATAAATTTGACGTCGTTATCGTGGGCGCCGGCGGCGCCGGTCTGCGGGCCGCTTTGCAGGTTTCCGAAGCGGGTCTGAAGACCGCCGTGCTGACCAAGGTTTTTCCCACCCGCAGCCACACCGTGGCGGCCCAAGGCGGGGTGGCCGCTTCCCTGGGGAATGTGACCGAAGACAACTGGCGCTGGCACATGTACGACACCGTCAAGGGGTCCGATTGGCTGGGTGACCAGGACGCCATCGAATTCATGGTGCGCAAGGCCAATGAAGTGGTGGTGGAGCTGGAACACTACGGCATGCCCTTCGATCGCCTGGATAACGGCAAGATTTATCAACGGCCTTTCGGTGGCCACTCCCAGAACTTTGGCGAAAAGCCGGTGAATCGTTCCTGTGCCGCCGCTGACCGTACCGGTCACGCCATGCTGCATGCCATGTACCAACGGAACGTACGGGCCCATACCCAGTTCTTTGTGGAATGGATGGCTCTGGACCTGATCCGTGACGCCGACGGGGAAGTGCTGGGCGTGGTAGCCCTGGAAATGGAAACGGGCGAAGTCCATATTTTCCATGCCAAGGCCACGATTTTCGCCACCGGCGGTGCCGGTCGGATTTTCTATTCTTCCACCAACGCCTTCATCAATACCGGTGACGGCCTGGGTATGGCGGCGCGGGCCGGTATTCCCCTGGAGGATATGGAATTCTGGCAATTCCACCCCACCGGAGTGGCCGGTGCCGGGGTGCTGATTACGGAAGGGGTGCGGGGCGAGGGCGGTATTCTGCGCAACGCCAACGGCGAACGTTTCATGGAACGTTACGCGCCCAACCTGAAGGATCTGGCTTCCCGTGACGTGGTGTCCCGCGCCATGGTGACGGAAATGAAGGAAGGCCGGGGTTGCGGTGCCAATAAGGACTACGTCCTGTTGGATATCACCCACCTGGCTCCCGAAACCATCATGAAGCGCTTGCCCGGGATTCGGGATATCTCCATCCAGTTTGCTGGTGTTGATCCCATCAAGACCCCGATCCCCGTGGTGCCGACCTGCCACTACCAGATGGGTGGTATTCCTACCAACTATCAAGGTCAGGTAGTGATGCCCCAGGGCGACGATCTGGCCGCTCCGGTCAAGGGCTTCTACGCTGCTGGCGAATGCGCCTGCGCCTCGGTGCACGGGGCCAACCGGCTGGGTACCAACTCCCTGCTTGACCTTCTGGTGTTCGGTAAGTCCGCCGGTGAAACGGTGATTGAGGACCTGAAGAACAACAAGGCCCATAAGCCCCTGCCGGAAAACGCTGCTGACTACGCCCTGTCCCGCCTGAATCGTCTGGAAACCCAGAAGAACGGGGAAGACGTGGCCGAAGTCATGACGGCTATGCAACGGGTCATGCAAGGCCACGCCGGTGTGTTCCGCTTCAAGGAACTGCTCCACGAAGGTGTGGAACAAATCGCCAAGGTGGCGGAACGGGTGCAAAGCACCGAGATCAAGGACAAGTCCAAGGTCTGGAACACCGCCCGCAGCGAAGCCCTGGAACTGGAAAACCTCATCGAAGTGGCTAAGGCCACCATGATTTCCGCTGAAGCTCGGAAGGAATCCCGTGGCGCCCACGTGCGGAACGATGCTCCGGATACGGCGGAACACCCGGATGGGCGGAACGACCAGGAATGGCTGAAGCACACCCTGTGGTTCCGCGATGGCAATCGTCTGCAATACAAGCCGGTTCAGATGAAGCCGCTGACGGCGGAAACTGTCGCTCTGAAGAAGCGGGTCTATTAA
- a CDS encoding succinate dehydrogenase iron-sulfur subunit — protein MSKRTVQFKVYRYDPDKDDAPYMQDISVELEETDKKLLAALVRLKAKDDTFSFRRSCREGVCGSDAMNVNGKNRLSCLTNVDELAQPIVLRPLPGLPVIRDLIVDMTQFFKQYHSIKPYLINNDPAPERERYQSPEDREELNGLYECILCACCSTSCPSFWWNPDKFVGPAGLLAAYRFIADTRDQATNERLDNLEDPYRLFRCHTIMNCVDVCPKGLNPTKAIGKIKELMVKRAV, from the coding sequence ATGAGCAAACGTACCGTTCAATTCAAAGTTTATCGCTACGATCCGGACAAGGACGATGCGCCCTACATGCAGGACATTTCCGTGGAGCTGGAAGAAACGGATAAGAAACTGCTGGCAGCTCTGGTGCGCCTCAAGGCCAAGGACGATACCTTCTCCTTCCGCCGTTCCTGCCGGGAAGGGGTGTGCGGTTCCGACGCCATGAACGTCAATGGCAAGAACCGCCTCTCCTGCTTGACCAATGTGGACGAGTTGGCCCAGCCCATCGTGCTGCGGCCCTTGCCCGGACTGCCCGTCATCCGCGATCTGATCGTGGATATGACCCAGTTCTTCAAGCAATACCATTCCATCAAGCCCTACCTGATCAACAATGATCCGGCTCCCGAACGGGAACGGTATCAGTCTCCTGAAGATCGGGAAGAGCTGAACGGCCTCTACGAGTGCATCCTGTGCGCCTGCTGCTCCACGTCCTGCCCCTCCTTCTGGTGGAATCCGGACAAATTCGTGGGGCCCGCCGGTCTGCTGGCCGCCTATCGGTTCATCGCCGATACCCGGGACCAAGCGACCAACGAGCGTCTGGACAACCTGGAAGACCCGTACCGGTTGTTCCGTTGCCACACCATCATGAACTGCGTTGATGTTTGTCCGAAGGGTTTGAACCCCACCAAAGCCATCGGCAAGATCAAAGAGTTGATGGTTAAGCGCGCGGTCTGA
- a CDS encoding FAD assembly factor SdhE: MERAEYERLRWRCIRRGLLELDLKLTKFLDEEFAKLTDEEVQAFKVLAEMEDLDLWSLIASDRQAPDPRLTGILAKLRKC; the protein is encoded by the coding sequence ATGGAACGAGCAGAATACGAGCGCCTTCGCTGGCGCTGTATCCGTCGGGGCCTCCTCGAGTTGGACCTGAAGCTGACCAAATTCCTCGATGAGGAATTTGCCAAGCTGACGGACGAGGAGGTCCAGGCCTTCAAGGTCTTGGCGGAGATGGAGGATCTGGACCTCTGGTCGTTGATTGCCAGCGACCGGCAGGCCCCGGACCCGCGGCTTACCGGAATATTGGCCAAGCTGCGTAAGTGTTGA
- the gltA gene encoding citrate synthase — protein MSERKATLSIEGTDPVDFPILTPTHGNDCIDIRTLGAKTGHFTYDSGFLSTASCKSKITFIDGEKGELLYRGYPIEQLAEQCNFLEVAYLLKNGELPNAKEKLDFESTIKSHTMVHEQLVKFFQGFRRDAHPMAIMVGVVGALSAFYHEAHDFSDAEHRSISFNRIVAKMPTIVALAYKYSRGEPLMYPRNDLDYTANFMQMMFGTPCETYVPNPVLVHALDVIFTLHADHEQNASTSTVRLAGSSGANPFACISAGIACLWGPAHGGANEACLKMLEEIGDVSRVGEYITRAKDKSDSFKLMGFGHRVYKNFDPRAKLMRKVCNDVLTELGLENSRLFKLAMALEKIALEDDYFIEKKLYPNVDFYSGIVQKALGIPTTMFTCIFALARTVGWMAQWEEMISDPEYKIGRPRQLYVGSAKRDVVPLAGRK, from the coding sequence ATGAGCGAACGCAAAGCTACACTCTCAATTGAAGGCACGGATCCGGTCGATTTCCCGATTCTGACGCCCACCCACGGTAACGACTGCATCGACATTCGTACCCTGGGCGCCAAAACCGGTCACTTTACCTACGATTCTGGCTTTCTTTCCACCGCCAGCTGCAAATCCAAGATCACCTTCATTGATGGTGAAAAGGGTGAGTTGCTGTACCGTGGTTACCCCATCGAACAATTGGCCGAACAGTGCAACTTCCTTGAAGTCGCCTACCTGTTGAAAAACGGCGAATTGCCCAACGCCAAAGAGAAACTAGATTTTGAAAGCACCATCAAGTCCCACACGATGGTGCACGAACAGCTGGTGAAGTTCTTCCAAGGCTTCCGCCGGGACGCCCACCCCATGGCAATAATGGTTGGCGTGGTCGGCGCCCTGTCCGCCTTTTATCACGAAGCCCACGATTTCTCCGACGCGGAACATCGCAGCATCAGCTTTAACCGCATTGTGGCCAAGATGCCCACCATCGTGGCCCTGGCTTATAAGTACTCCCGCGGTGAGCCCCTGATGTACCCGCGCAATGACCTGGACTACACCGCCAACTTCATGCAAATGATGTTCGGCACCCCCTGCGAGACCTATGTCCCGAATCCGGTGCTGGTCCACGCCCTGGACGTGATTTTCACTCTTCACGCCGATCACGAGCAAAACGCCTCCACCTCCACGGTGCGCCTGGCCGGCTCCTCCGGTGCCAATCCCTTCGCCTGTATCTCTGCCGGTATCGCCTGTCTGTGGGGCCCGGCTCACGGCGGCGCCAATGAAGCCTGTCTGAAGATGCTGGAAGAAATCGGCGACGTTTCCCGGGTGGGCGAATACATCACCCGCGCCAAGGACAAGAGCGATTCCTTCAAGCTCATGGGCTTCGGTCACCGGGTCTACAAGAACTTCGACCCCCGGGCCAAGCTGATGCGCAAGGTCTGCAACGACGTGCTGACCGAACTGGGCCTGGAAAACAGCCGCCTCTTCAAGCTGGCCATGGCGCTGGAAAAGATCGCCCTGGAAGACGATTACTTCATCGAGAAGAAGCTCTACCCGAACGTGGACTTCTACTCCGGTATCGTCCAAAAGGCCCTGGGCATCCCCACCACCATGTTTACCTGCATCTTCGCCCTGGCGCGGACCGTGGGTTGGATGGCCCAGTGGGAAGAAATGATCTCCGATCCGGAATACAAGATCGGGCGTCCCCGTCAGCTCTACGTCGGTTCCGCCAAGCGGGACGTCGTCCCCCTGGCCGGCCGCAAGTAA
- a CDS encoding 2-oxoglutarate dehydrogenase E1 component: MMMQNLGTSYLYGGNAPFVEELYESYLENPASVSDEWRAYFDKLSQMPGATPRDVPHAPVIAAFAEQAKHNAVRTVAVDGDSGKKQVSVLQLINAYRFLGNRWADLDPLKRHERPVIHELEPSFYGFSNADLNETFNTGSFKMGQDRATLNQILDALRTTYCSSIGVEYMHMTDTAQKRWIQDRLEPIRGMGNYTPDQKKHLLERLTAAETLERYLHTKYVGQKRFSLEGGEALIVSMDEVVHTGAAQFGIQEVVIGMAHRGRLNVLVNTLGKSPSLLFAEFEGKKKVDLSSGDVKYHMGYSSDVGTEGGPVHLTLAFNPSHLEIVNPVVEGSVFARQRRRGGDEAAHAQVLPVLIHGDAAVAGQGVNQEMLNFSQTRGYGTGGTLHIVVNNQIGFTTSDPRDSRSSLYCTDIFKMVELPVFHVNGDDPEAVSLVTRLALEFRQTFKKDVVVDIVCFRKLGHNEQDEPMVTQPLMYKKVHAHPGSRKVYADKLVAQGVLSADGPDQMVKDYRAALDQGKLLADPVLSNYKRQFANDWSPYINKKYTELGNTKVAKKELQRLAQRLTAVPDTFTLHSRVKKIIEDRAAMGAGKLPVDWGMAENLAYASLLTSGYGIRITGEDVGRGTFFHRHAILHDQNREKWDSGIYVPLANLQDKQATIQCFDSVLSENAVMAFEYGYATAEPNELVIWEGQFGDFANGAQVVIDQFLCSGEAKWGRACGLTLLLPHGYEGQGPEHSSARLERYMQLSAEFNWEVCYPSNAAQIFHLLRRQMVRKQRKPLIVMTPKSLLRNPLATCSLDELANGTFQTIIGETEKVDAKKVTRVVACAGKIYYDLVTARNERKLNNIVLLRVEQLYPFDDRRFDEELSKYPNAKELVWCQEEPLNQGAWYAKTHRLQAALKKGQTLHVVARPAAAAPAVGYLAKHVEQQKAVVDQALGKLN, from the coding sequence ATGATGATGCAAAACTTAGGCACCTCCTATCTGTACGGCGGCAACGCGCCGTTCGTCGAGGAGTTGTATGAAAGCTATCTGGAGAATCCTGCCTCCGTTTCTGATGAATGGCGGGCTTACTTCGATAAGCTGTCCCAAATGCCCGGCGCAACCCCCCGGGACGTCCCCCATGCTCCCGTGATTGCTGCCTTCGCCGAACAGGCCAAGCACAACGCGGTGCGCACGGTGGCCGTGGATGGAGACAGCGGGAAAAAGCAGGTTTCCGTCCTGCAACTGATCAACGCCTATCGCTTCCTGGGGAACCGGTGGGCTGACCTGGACCCTCTGAAGCGCCATGAGCGGCCGGTGATCCATGAGCTGGAACCGTCTTTCTACGGGTTCAGCAATGCCGATCTGAACGAGACCTTTAATACGGGCTCCTTCAAAATGGGCCAGGACCGGGCCACGCTGAACCAGATTCTGGATGCCCTGCGGACCACCTATTGCAGCTCCATCGGCGTGGAATACATGCACATGACCGATACGGCGCAAAAGCGCTGGATTCAGGACCGGCTGGAGCCGATCCGGGGCATGGGCAACTACACGCCGGATCAGAAAAAGCACCTGCTGGAGCGTCTCACCGCTGCGGAAACCCTGGAACGTTACCTGCACACCAAGTATGTGGGGCAAAAGCGCTTCTCCCTGGAAGGGGGCGAAGCCCTGATCGTTTCCATGGACGAAGTGGTGCATACCGGCGCCGCCCAGTTCGGCATCCAGGAAGTGGTCATCGGCATGGCCCACCGGGGCCGGCTCAATGTGCTGGTGAATACCCTGGGTAAATCTCCCTCCCTGCTGTTTGCCGAATTTGAAGGCAAAAAGAAGGTGGATTTGTCCTCCGGGGACGTGAAGTACCACATGGGGTATTCCTCCGATGTGGGTACGGAAGGGGGCCCGGTCCATTTGACCCTGGCCTTTAATCCGTCCCACCTGGAAATCGTCAATCCGGTGGTGGAAGGTTCCGTCTTCGCCCGTCAGCGCCGTCGCGGTGGTGACGAAGCTGCCCATGCCCAGGTTCTGCCCGTGCTCATCCACGGGGATGCGGCGGTGGCCGGTCAGGGCGTGAATCAGGAAATGCTGAACTTCTCCCAAACCCGGGGCTATGGCACGGGGGGCACCCTGCACATTGTGGTGAACAACCAGATCGGTTTCACCACCTCCGACCCCCGGGATAGCCGTTCCTCCCTGTACTGCACGGACATCTTCAAGATGGTGGAATTGCCCGTATTCCACGTCAATGGGGACGATCCGGAAGCCGTGTCCCTGGTGACCCGTCTGGCCCTGGAATTCCGTCAGACCTTCAAGAAGGATGTGGTGGTGGACATCGTCTGCTTCCGCAAACTGGGCCATAACGAGCAAGACGAGCCCATGGTCACCCAGCCTTTGATGTACAAGAAGGTGCACGCCCATCCGGGTAGCCGCAAGGTTTACGCGGACAAGCTGGTGGCCCAAGGGGTGCTGTCCGCCGATGGTCCGGACCAAATGGTCAAGGACTACCGGGCCGCTCTGGACCAGGGCAAGCTGTTGGCCGATCCGGTGCTTTCTAACTACAAGCGCCAATTTGCCAACGACTGGTCTCCCTACATCAACAAGAAGTACACCGAACTGGGCAATACCAAGGTTGCCAAGAAGGAACTGCAACGGCTGGCCCAACGCCTGACCGCTGTGCCGGATACCTTCACCCTCCATTCCCGGGTCAAGAAAATCATCGAAGACCGGGCCGCCATGGGTGCAGGCAAGCTGCCGGTGGACTGGGGGATGGCTGAAAACCTGGCCTATGCTTCCCTGCTCACCTCCGGCTACGGCATTCGGATTACCGGTGAAGACGTGGGGCGGGGAACGTTCTTCCACCGCCACGCCATTCTCCACGATCAAAACCGGGAAAAGTGGGATTCGGGCATTTACGTGCCCCTGGCCAATCTGCAAGACAAGCAGGCCACCATTCAGTGCTTCGATTCCGTGCTGTCCGAAAACGCGGTCATGGCTTTTGAATACGGCTATGCCACGGCGGAACCCAATGAACTGGTGATCTGGGAAGGCCAGTTTGGCGACTTCGCCAACGGCGCCCAGGTGGTGATCGACCAGTTCCTCTGCTCCGGGGAAGCCAAATGGGGCCGGGCCTGTGGTCTGACCCTGCTGCTCCCCCACGGCTACGAAGGCCAAGGTCCGGAACACTCCTCCGCCCGCCTGGAACGGTACATGCAGCTTTCCGCCGAGTTCAACTGGGAAGTCTGCTACCCCTCCAACGCGGCCCAGATTTTCCACCTGCTGCGTCGGCAAATGGTGCGCAAGCAACGCAAGCCCTTGATCGTCATGACGCCCAAGTCCTTGCTGCGCAACCCCCTGGCCACCTGCTCCCTGGACGAACTGGCGAACGGCACCTTCCAGACCATCATCGGTGAAACCGAGAAGGTGGATGCCAAGAAGGTGACCCGGGTCGTGGCCTGCGCCGGCAAAATTTATTACGACCTGGTGACCGCCCGCAACGAACGCAAGCTGAACAACATCGTTCTGCTTCGGGTGGAACAACTCTATCCCTTCGACGACCGCCGCTTTGATGAAGAGCTGTCCAAGTACCCCAATGCCAAGGAATTGGTGTGGTGCCAGGAAGAGCCCCTCAATCAGGGCGCCTGGTACGCCAAGACCCACCGGCTGCAAGCGGCCCTGAAGAAGGGGCAAACCCTGCACGTGGTGGCTCGTCCGGCCGCCGCCGCGCCGGCCGTCGGTTACCTGGCCAAGCACGTGGAACAGCAAAAGGCTGTGGTGGATCAAGCCCTGGGCAAACTTAACTAA
- the odhB gene encoding 2-oxoglutarate dehydrogenase complex dihydrolipoyllysine-residue succinyltransferase, producing MIIDVKVPQLSESVAEATLVSWHKKEGEAVARDENLIDIETDKVVLELPAPDAGVIVKIIKGDGETVVAGEVIAQLDTEAKAAAGAAAAAPAPAPAAAPAPVAAAPAAAVAAGTASPAARKILEEKGVSAASVEGSGRGGRVTKEDAVAAQAKPAPVAAPAVEIPLGERSEQRVPMSRLRARIAERLIQSKNENAILTTFNEVNMGPIIALRKQYGEKFEKTHGVRLGFMGFFVKAAVAALQKYPIVNASVDGTDIIYHGYIDIGIAVGSPRGLVVPIIRNADQLSIAEIEKKIAEFGAKAKDGKLSIEELTGGTFSISNGGVFGSMLSTPIINPPQSAILGIHATKERPVVENGQVVIRPINYLAMSYDHRIIDGREAVLALVAMKEALEDPTRLLLGV from the coding sequence ATGATTATCGACGTCAAAGTGCCGCAACTCTCCGAGTCCGTCGCCGAAGCGACCCTGGTTTCCTGGCACAAAAAGGAAGGCGAAGCTGTCGCCCGGGACGAAAACCTGATTGATATTGAAACTGATAAGGTGGTGTTGGAATTGCCGGCTCCCGACGCTGGGGTGATCGTCAAGATCATCAAGGGCGACGGGGAAACCGTGGTGGCGGGCGAAGTGATCGCCCAGCTGGATACGGAAGCCAAGGCGGCTGCCGGTGCCGCTGCTGCGGCTCCCGCTCCGGCACCTGCGGCTGCTCCCGCGCCCGTGGCGGCGGCCCCTGCCGCTGCCGTGGCCGCTGGTACCGCCAGCCCGGCTGCCCGCAAGATCCTGGAAGAAAAGGGTGTGTCCGCCGCCAGCGTGGAAGGCTCCGGCCGGGGTGGTCGGGTCACCAAGGAAGATGCGGTGGCTGCCCAGGCCAAGCCCGCTCCTGTGGCCGCTCCCGCCGTGGAAATCCCCCTGGGCGAACGGTCCGAACAACGGGTGCCCATGAGCCGTCTGCGGGCCCGGATCGCCGAACGGCTGATCCAGTCCAAGAACGAAAATGCCATCCTCACCACGTTCAACGAAGTGAACATGGGGCCCATCATCGCTCTGCGCAAGCAGTACGGTGAAAAGTTCGAAAAGACCCATGGCGTGCGCCTGGGCTTCATGGGCTTCTTCGTCAAGGCGGCCGTGGCTGCCCTGCAAAAGTACCCCATCGTCAATGCCTCCGTGGATGGCACGGACATTATCTACCACGGCTACATCGACATCGGTATTGCCGTGGGTTCCCCCCGGGGCCTGGTGGTGCCCATCATCCGTAACGCGGATCAGCTGTCCATCGCCGAAATCGAAAAGAAGATTGCTGAATTCGGCGCCAAGGCCAAGGACGGCAAGCTGTCCATTGAAGAACTGACCGGCGGCACCTTCTCCATCTCCAACGGTGGGGTGTTCGGTTCCATGCTCTCCACCCCCATCATCAATCCGCCCCAATCCGCCATTCTGGGCATTCACGCCACCAAGGAACGGCCGGTGGTGGAAAACGGCCAAGTGGTGATTCGCCCCATCAATTATCTGGCCATGTCCTACGACCACCGGATCATTGACGGTCGGGAAGCGGTGCTTGCCCTGGTGGCCATGAAGGAAGCCCTGGAAGATCCGACCCGCCTGCTCCTCGGGGTCTAA
- the lpdA gene encoding dihydrolipoyl dehydrogenase, giving the protein MSNKQFDVLVIGGGPGGYVAAIRAAQLGFSVACCESNPYADPKGEPRLGGTCLNVGCIPSKALLHTSHLFEEAAHSFAGQGIKIGKPSIDVPAMVARKDQVVTQLTSGIKGLFKKNKVTQLNGHGSFVGQGGTGWQVKVGEEVVEAKQVIVATGSKPRHLPNVKVDNKVVMDNEGALAQQSVPKTLAIIGAGVIGLEMGSVWRRLGSEVTVLEMAPDFLPMADQDVAKEALKLFTKQGMNFQMGVKIGDIKAGKKGVAIAYTDKDGKAQSLDAERLIVSVGRIPNTDGLGADKVGLQLDDRGRVAVDAHNRTNLPGVWAIGDVVAGPMLAHKAMEEGVAVAETMAGQAGHVDFSTIPSVIYTNPEIAWVGKTEQQLKADGVAYKVGKIPFLANGRALGMGEPSGFVKMLADAKTDRILGVHIIGANASELISEGVLSLEFSAASEDLARICHAHPTLSEAVHEAALACDKRALHF; this is encoded by the coding sequence ATGTCTAACAAGCAATTCGACGTTCTCGTCATCGGCGGCGGCCCCGGCGGTTATGTGGCGGCCATTCGGGCGGCCCAGTTGGGCTTTTCCGTAGCCTGCTGCGAATCCAATCCCTATGCGGACCCCAAGGGGGAACCCCGGCTCGGCGGCACCTGCCTGAACGTGGGCTGCATTCCCTCCAAGGCCCTGCTGCACACTTCCCACCTGTTCGAGGAAGCGGCTCACAGCTTTGCCGGTCAGGGCATCAAAATTGGCAAGCCCAGCATTGACGTGCCCGCCATGGTGGCCCGCAAGGATCAGGTGGTGACCCAGCTGACCTCCGGCATCAAGGGCCTGTTCAAGAAAAACAAGGTGACCCAGCTCAACGGCCACGGCAGCTTCGTGGGCCAGGGCGGTACCGGTTGGCAGGTCAAGGTGGGTGAAGAAGTGGTGGAAGCCAAGCAGGTCATCGTGGCCACCGGCTCCAAGCCTCGCCATCTGCCCAATGTGAAGGTGGACAACAAGGTGGTCATGGACAACGAAGGGGCCCTGGCCCAGCAGTCCGTGCCCAAGACCCTGGCCATCATCGGCGCCGGGGTGATCGGCCTGGAAATGGGCTCCGTGTGGCGCCGTCTGGGTTCCGAAGTCACGGTGCTGGAAATGGCTCCCGATTTCCTGCCCATGGCTGACCAGGACGTGGCCAAGGAAGCCCTGAAGCTGTTCACCAAGCAAGGCATGAACTTCCAGATGGGCGTCAAGATCGGCGACATCAAGGCTGGCAAGAAGGGCGTGGCCATTGCCTACACGGACAAGGACGGCAAGGCCCAGTCCCTGGACGCGGAACGGCTGATCGTTTCCGTGGGCCGTATTCCCAACACGGACGGCCTGGGCGCCGACAAGGTGGGTTTGCAGCTGGACGACCGGGGCCGGGTGGCGGTGGATGCCCATAACCGGACCAATCTGCCCGGTGTGTGGGCCATCGGCGACGTGGTGGCCGGACCCATGCTGGCCCACAAGGCCATGGAAGAAGGGGTTGCCGTGGCGGAAACCATGGCCGGACAAGCCGGTCACGTGGATTTCTCCACCATTCCCTCGGTCATCTACACCAACCCGGAAATTGCCTGGGTGGGCAAGACCGAACAACAGCTCAAGGCGGACGGCGTGGCCTACAAGGTCGGCAAAATCCCCTTCCTGGCCAATGGCCGGGCTTTGGGCATGGGGGAACCCAGCGGTTTCGTAAAAATGCTGGCGGACGCCAAGACGGATCGCATCCTGGGGGTCCATATCATCGGCGCCAATGCTTCCGAGCTGATTTCCGAAGGGGTGCTGTCCCTGGAATTCTCCGCCGCCTCCGAAGACCTGGCCCGCATCTGCCACGCCCACCCGACCCTGTCGGAAGCGGTGCATGAAGCGGCCCTGGCTTGCGACAAGCGCGCCCTGCATTTCTAA